Proteins encoded in a region of the Pocillopora verrucosa isolate sample1 chromosome 11, ASM3666991v2, whole genome shotgun sequence genome:
- the LOC136284373 gene encoding probable protein BRICK1-B, with product MATEALLVASASGRKKSRNSTERKGKFSTMSSEVQQQIQQDWENREFIEVVSEGIKKIAEFLNDFDVSCRSRLAKINEQLTSLEQRVEYIEARVTKGETLS from the exons ATGGCAACAGAAGCTCTCCTTGTGGCAAGTGCTTCAGGAAGGAAGAAG TCAAGGAATTCCACggaaaggaagggaaaattTTCCACCATGAGCAGCGAAGTACAGCAACAGATACAACAGGATTGGGAGAACAGAGAATTCATAGAAGTCGTGTCAGAAGGAATAAAAAAGATCGCCGAGTTTCTCAACGACTTTG ACGTATCATGTAGATCAAGATTAGCGAAAATAAATGAACAGTTAACATCGTTAGAGCAGAGAGTGGAATACATCGAGGCCAGG gtaacaAAAGGAGAAACATTGTCATAA